The genomic interval TATCAACGGGGTTATAACTGATCGCTAATTGGCTAGGAGTTGGGAGAAGTTTTTTTCTAAGGGAATGTGACTGTGCGGATTTGATCCCTGTCTTATTGTAATAAATctgtcattctctaatcaattgGGCATCCCGTGGGGGATAATATTGATTTTAAGAGAATAATACCAATATGGTATTAATTCTTAAAAATCATGTGTTGTATAAATTCTAAAATCAACATCACTAcgacatattttgaaaattaacatcatagtgatattattttttaaaaatgcaACACCACATAAGTATTCTTTAAATTCATGACAATAAcggttcatgttttttttttaaatatggtgGATGGAAGGGATATATTAGAAACTAAGGGCATTCACATCCGTTTTTCTATAATTTccctaaaatttaagataaatcacTTACTTTCTTAAATTTAGACAATTATTTTTCACTACATACTATATCAACTAccctaaaattttcattatctttattttttttttattattttcttctctcttctaCTTTTTTTTTATCTCTCTATATCATTACTCAAccattctctttatttttttctctttctctatataatatctacttttcattacccaattcattttctttattttttttctttcctaaattaaataatattttaatatttagagaatgaattttatttcctaaattttaaaaaatctaaattttgggaatggatagggtaactgatgcaaaagtttttttttacgtaaaatataaaatttaagataaattctgTATTTAGGGAAGTTGATGTAGATACTTTAAgtgatttttttttgataaatttaaaattaaatatgccTTCGAGAATTTCTTGCCCTTTGATCCATTAATGTTGATACAATGATAAAGATGGGCCCCACCAAAAGTGGGTCAAAGTAGTGAAGACCGcttgacgtggaggtcaaaatctAAATGGTCAAACTCGTAGAGTCAGGTGGATTATGAAATTGAAATTGTGGGTGGCCAAGCAAGCCTTTAGAGCTGGTTGGACATGAACAATCGACCGAACGTGAATGCCCAACCGGGCCAACCCAGCAGTCACCTTTTGCAACTTGTAACCAGTTCAGAGCCAAATACTAAGCTACCAAAACCACTGCCCTTCCTGATTGGACCTTTTGGCCGATCAGTCGTAATACGCCTCTCCGACAATAGTAAGATCAAGTGAAGAACAGGATGATAACTCCGTTCAGTACGACCGAGTTAGTGACGTCCCTGCCGAGCTGCTCTCGGGCGGCATATAGCGAGAGCCACATTCATATCTCACCGCgctcttttggaagtttgtgtcGCTGACATCAGAGAATGCCCAACAAGCAAatagtactttagaagcttctacCCTGCCACATCAAAGATTTGAGTGTTCGCTTAAGGAAAGATGTCAGAGATACTTTTGACTTGTTTTTTCCTTAGACGTTTTGAAAAATATGCATATACTTTGGGATGCATGCACAGACGCTACAATGACACTATGAAAGGGATCTCCATCCAtagacggaggtatgcgatacttCATTATTCTACATGCTCATTGCTACTGTAAATTTCTGCTATTTTTCTCCACTGAACcgagaactgacttgagcgttgaagAGCCAACGCTAGAGACCTCTTTCTGGCCCGGTACTAATGCTCCTGGTTTTATAGGACAACACAGAGTCTTCTTCCGGTCAATACCCGAGCCATGTTCCCAGCCTATCATCTTCTTCATTTTAAGACAGGATCAAATGTAATAAAAATAAAGAGATTCTTACTTTTGTTGATGCAACAACATGATAACGTGCCCTCAGGGCATAGTCGAGTTAATCATCATATGATAGATTTATAAAAATCGATAAAGGTCGATTCCATATGAAACTAACAGAAATGCACTTCTATGTGATGGAGTGctcaatttttttatttacctTTCTACATATGTATGTGAGGCCGGTTATGTGGAGCGTATGGAGTTAacgtatgattttttttataaaagtaacATGATAATATTTGTGTCAAGTGTTTATCATCATTCTCACATTGAGATGAAGAAAGATAAATTAAATACTGAACGATAATTAAATGAAAGGATGGTTTATCACCGTCACAATTCGAATTCTTGTCCATTAATCTAAGGGGgcatttggttctttcctagtaataggaatcggaatgagaatcattgtattgtggaatgagaatgagtatgagcatggatatcactcttaaaagcaatgtttgattagttgtatatcttctattggaataaatcaaagtttccttttttacccttaaaggaaaataagagaaaaaattagatgcgagagaaagatgaatgtgagagaaaaatatgatgaaagagaatgatgagagagaaagtattatgagaaagaatgaagagagagaaagtgtgataagagaaaatgaaaaaagagagtgtgattggagagagcatgatgagagaaaatatgatgtgagagaaagtatgataggagaggatgaagagagagaaaaaatagtgagaaaaaatgaggagagagagtgtgatgagagagattgaggagggagaaagtatggtgagagaaaaaagaacagtgaatatgatgggagagattgaggagagagaaagtatgatgagagagaaagtgtgttaaggaaaaaaggagtaagtatgataagagagattgaggagagagaaagtgtgatgagagagaaagtgtgttgaggaaaaaaggaggaattgtgataagagagattgaggagagagaaagtatgatgagagagaaaatgtgatgagaaaaaagagaaaagagagtgtgataggagagattgaggagagagaaagtgtgatgaggaacaaaagaaggaagagagtgcgatggaagagattgaggagagagaaagtatgatgagaaagaaagtgtaatgagaaaaaagaggaaagagagtgtgataggagagattaaggagagagaaagtgtgtgataaaatgatgaaagagaaaatataatgagagagaataaggagagataagtgatatgaaagaaaaaataaataaatatattttgatatttgatattaatggagaaaattttagttttaagtcaagggtatttttggaataagggaatattttgattgataaaaatagggtaatgactcattgaaggggaggtacatgggaatcagtcattacccaatttcaaggattcattcccttatttgtattcctattcctataatccaaatattaacaatgggaatcaatgattcccattcccattccccacttctattaccctaaaccaaacaccccctaaatttATTTAGATACTAACTTGGGAGACAAAAAGATATTCCTAATTTGTAATTGTATTCCCTTGTTCTCCGTTTATCATTTTTCATATACATTCAACATTAAAGATTAAAAAGGCGAAGATAAATAAATGTGTTTGTTGGGAAAGGCGAAGGGCAAACGCCGAGAAGCACATTCCCCGGCACTGCATTGCATTACCCCGAGCCCAATGCTCCCCGCGAGGCGATGGGGCGATGGCGGAGTACAGGACGTCGTGAGGTTTGTGACACCTCACACATTCCCATGCACATCCACCCTGCCGCCCGCTCGCACACTTTATGTAACACTAGTCTAGTCTCCTCTTCTGCTTCTCCTGAACCTCCTCACCTTCTCTCTGGGCACCTTGTGTGCATCCTGTTGTGCCCTTCACTTGACTGCACAATGTGCAACTCTCTCCCCAAGTCCCATGATATTACATCACTTGCTGTTTCTTGCGTTTTGGCTTTCCCATATCGCTCTTTCTTTTCCTTCCTACAGTGACGAGTGATTCGCTCTCATTCCCGTCTGCAGAGGGCTAGTAGTTAATTGGTTGGCGGCACTGTAGGTTTGGATGGGAATCCACCCGTCTTTTcttgtctttctttctttctctctttcaGTCACTCATCTTTGATGCCTCGCTTGACTTGTTTCCTGTCTGATCTCGACCTCTGCCGTCCCTTGTACTACTCCCTTCCTCATACCACCTTATCACCAGCTACCAGCAGGGGAGGTCGTGCGTCTCTGAGTCCTGTGCGCTTTCCAGGGAAGAAGAGAGCGTGGGAGAGATCGAACGGATAGCGGGAGGATGGAGGTGGTGAAGAGGAGGAAGGCTACGTGGCTCTATCCAAAGCTCGCCGGGTATAGCCCTCCTGAGAGATGGGGGCACTCTGCTTGCTTCTTTGATGGAGTTGTTTACGTCTTCGGAGTAAGCACCTCCAGTTCTACGTTAGAAAAAAAGCTCTGCTTATGGTTGTATATCTTATCTCCTTTTACAGTAGGAGATTTTCACTTTCCATGCATTTCTGATATGCCTATATAACCCTATCTACCCTTCATTTAAATTCAAGCTATGAACTCCTTTTTGGGATCAGATATAGCAAATATGACATTGTAGCAACAATTGCACACAGAGAAAGATTATTTTGTTTCTCGGGTGAATGAAAATGGTGACATGCTTACAACAGAAACTTATTTAGTCTTGATTTCTTTCATTTGATACTTCCTGAAAAGTTTGAAAATAAAAACGCTAAATCTCAATGCAAACCATGTTTAACACACTAGGTTTTCGATCAGTGTGTGGATGACTACTTATCATATACTTTGGCCCCTATTCTGAAGGGTTTACCTAAGATCAATTGTTGCATTACTTGGAACTTCCATTTTAGTAGATAAAGTGGATTTGGGAATCTCTTTCCTTTGAGGCATAACTCACCTCGCAAACCAGTGTAAGTGAAGAACTGTGAAGAAAACAGTTTCTGAACTCatattcagatttttttttttctgtttgttAGAAAGAATGGCTGATGAGCTTTTCTTGAAGGTAGACATGGCTGCTGATTGTATAAATTTAATTGAAAGATTCTGTATATATTTCACAGGGATGCTGTGGAGGAATGCACTTCAGCGATGTCCTTGCTCTGAATCTGGAAACCATGTCCTGGAGTTCCATTGCTACCACAGGCCAGAAGCCTGGAAGTCGAGACAGTCACAGTGTTGCGCTTGTAGGGCACAAGATGGTTGTGTTAGGGGGTACCAATGGGACGAAGAAGGTCAATGATCTGCACATGCTAGATCTGAAGACCAAAGAGTGGAGTAAACCGACTTGCCTTGGTGCTCCGCCATCGCCTCGCGAAAGCCACACGGCCACTGTCATCGGAGATGAGAAACTTCTGATATTCGGTGGCAGTGGTGAAGGAGAAGCAAATTACTTGAATGATGTTTTCCTACTTGATCTAAAGAACATGACATGGTCTTCTCCAGCAATCAAAGGAGAACCGCCCGCACCAAGGGATAGCCACACTGCAACTTCCATCGGAAATAAGATTGTTGTATATGGAGGTGATTGCGGCGATCACTTTCACGGTGAAGTCGATGTGCTTGACATAGATACGATGACTTGGTCGAGGGTATGGTTAAAGTTTTCATCCTTGTTTGGAATATGCTCATTTCAAAATCGTATTGATCTAAGTTCTTCTTGAAGACTAAGAAATCAGCACTGAAGTTCAATTGTGGCTTTGTTGTGTGGCAGTTGGAAGTTAAAGGATCAACTCCGGGAGTCAGAGCTGGTCATGCTGCTGTGAGCATAGGGACCAAGGTTAGTTCTGATGAATTATGTGAAACAATTGTTCACGTATCAAATTGAGAGGTCTTATAATTGGTGTGTTTAGGCATACATCATTGGTGGAGTCGGCGATAAACAATATTATAGCGATGTTTGGGTTCTCGATACGATATCTAGCTCTTGGGCTCAGCTTGACATCCTTGGTGATCAGCAACCACAAGGAAGATTTTCTCATTCTGCTGTAGACATCAATGCTGATATTGCGATATTCGGAGGGTAGGTTTCCCAATTTATGTAATGTAGTTGAAAAATCTTGCTTTTCGATATATGTAGGTATCAGACTATGAGGTATCTACTTGTTGCCACAGTTGCGGGGAGGACGAACGGCCGTTGAATGAGCTGATCATTTTGCAATCTGGATCTGAACATTCAAATGGCCGTTATAATGTTTCTATGTGCAAAATCTTTGGCAATCATTGGATTCAAGAAAAGCGCAAGTTCTTAAGAACCAATCTTGTGGTAACCAATCACTTTCTTTAATTGTAAGCAGTGTTTCTTCAAAATGTTAAAGATCCAGTACTGATCATCCAAGTTGAACAAATAGCAAAGCAATCTGGTTTCGAAGAACGGGCTATCGAGTCGTGGATCAACTGAAGTAGAGCCAAGAAATCCACTAGTCTGTGGCTTGGGTAGGGCTTGTTTCCTATATGTTGTTATAATTTGATTAGGGAATATGCTTACACTTTGCATCAATGCAGAGAATATGGATGCCAAAAGGAGGAAATCTACTGATGCCAAAGTACTTGAGGTCGAACTAGAGCAAGAAGAGCATTCTCTGTCTCTCTCACAACATTCTTCTCCGTCGCAATCTGATCAAGAACAGAACATCCAGAAACTACCAACTGCTGCCACCGATTCCTTGCCCCCTCGATTGGTCACTCACCTGAACCCATACAATCCAACAGAGACTGTAAAGATCATTCACACACGATACTTGGCCGGCGACGAGGCTCTGAGGCAGCCAGTGACAAAACAGTTCCTCCGAACATCTCTGCCTCTGCCAAGGCAAGAGGCTTCAATGCTAGGAGCACAACAAAAATATCAACTAAGGCCCTTTTTTGCCCCCCTGGTAGGATGCAACATGGCTCCTATATCGGTTCTCAAGTTAGCTTATTAACTGTTCATGTTGCAAATGCTGATGCAGAGCCTACAGATCGGGGCTGAAGTTCGGGGAACTGTCGACGGAGCTTTCGATTCTGGGTACCTCATGACTGCAAATGTCAACGGCCAGCTTTTCAGAGGAGTATTGTTTGCTCCGGTAATCAAAGAATTGGaagcaacaaaaaaaaacagTAACTTCAGTATATTTTGACAATCTTTCCACTGCATTCTCAGGTTCCAGTTGTTGCTGCCCCAAGACCTGCAATAAACTCACAGGGAATGGCTTGCTCCGCCACTGTGTTCCAGCATCCTTCAACTCCACATGTCGTTCCCATCCACGCGAGGCCGCCAAGACAAGCATCTGCTTGCGGCTTGTCGGATTGTGGTGTTGCGGCGAAGCAAGCTCAGCAAGTGAAGGTGGCTAGAACTCAGCCAGTGAAGATGGCAAATGATTTGCAAGATGTAGTCCTCACGTTGGGAGGACCAGGCAACGGTGTCTCATGAAGGCCAATCAATgatgtagtagtagtagtaggacGTGTGTTCTATTTCTCCTTCTTTGCCTCTGCCTTTCCGTTCTTGCTTTTACTTGCatgtaaattttagaaataagagtTGCCTGTAAGTTCTGATACGATCCAAAGAGGACATACGTTGGGTTCTGTGGATTGTtaagaaaattctataaattttgATTCCAGATAGAATTGGCTAAAATAAACAGGACAGTAAATGAATCTAATGATTGTAAACAAGTTTATGTTTGATCAAT from Zingiber officinale cultivar Zhangliang chromosome 6B, Zo_v1.1, whole genome shotgun sequence carries:
- the LOC121992683 gene encoding rab9 effector protein with kelch motifs-like — its product is MEVVKRRKATWLYPKLAGYSPPERWGHSACFFDGVVYVFGGCCGGMHFSDVLALNLETMSWSSIATTGQKPGSRDSHSVALVGHKMVVLGGTNGTKKVNDLHMLDLKTKEWSKPTCLGAPPSPRESHTATVIGDEKLLIFGGSGEGEANYLNDVFLLDLKNMTWSSPAIKGEPPAPRDSHTATSIGNKIVVYGGDCGDHFHGEVDVLDIDTMTWSRLEVKGSTPGVRAGHAAVSIGTKAYIIGGVGDKQYYSDVWVLDTISSSWAQLDILGDQQPQGRFSHSAVDINADIAIFGGCGEDERPLNELIILQSGSEHSNGRYNVSMCKIFGNHWIQEKRKFLRTNLVQSNLVSKNGLSSRGSTEVEPRNPLVCGLENMDAKRRKSTDAKVLEVELEQEEHSLSLSQHSSPSQSDQEQNIQKLPTAATDSLPPRLVTHLNPYNPTETVKIIHTRYLAGDEALRQPVTKQFLRTSLPLPRQEASMLGAQQKYQLRPFFAPLSLQIGAEVRGTVDGAFDSGYLMTANVNGQLFRGVLFAPVPVVAAPRPAINSQGMACSATVFQHPSTPHVVPIHARPPRQASACGLSDCGVAAKQAQQVKVARTQPVKMANDLQDVVLTLGGPGNGVS